Proteins co-encoded in one Gemmatimonadaceae bacterium genomic window:
- a CDS encoding SusD/RagB family nutrient-binding outer membrane lipoprotein, with amino-acid sequence MKHPSKTLVVAGFALLVGATACNNENITNVNRNPNAPTSAPAGAVFTQAAANAVGRYLGTGVLDLRGTEWTSQQLSEVQYPDEDRYARLQASSTTGTFNAAYTAELENLKKVVAQGQSAGQPGVWGPAAVMQTWAFGYMTDVWGDIPFTAALTGDSVGGSLTPAYDAQKDIYTSFFKTLSAVSSALASDPSTDPGLGSADPIYGGSISSWEKFANSLHLRDAMRIVNVDPATASAEIKAALSAPGGVFASNADNATFAWPGDGVFNNPWANNFSTRDDHRMSQTLMNIMLGLNDPRIPIYAQPTVADPTKYAGMPNGLDASTAGTYFNTASRPGAIFYPGATAYGFYGGAGKTYPSNIMTYAEVAFTQAEAAERGLGGLTASQAPGFYNAGITASMNQWGVTDPVAIATYLAQPAVAYQGGAAGLTQIATQKWLALYSDGTNAWAEWRRTCVPSTVKAGPAAIINYVPRRFEYSTTELSTNAANVNAAIARQGPDNFGSRMYWDTKPTAAPTYVNATACAGS; translated from the coding sequence ATGAAGCACCCATCAAAGACATTGGTTGTCGCCGGGTTCGCGCTGCTTGTAGGCGCGACGGCGTGCAACAATGAGAATATCACCAACGTGAACCGGAACCCGAACGCGCCTACCTCGGCGCCGGCCGGTGCCGTGTTCACGCAAGCGGCCGCGAATGCCGTGGGCCGTTACCTCGGCACCGGCGTGCTCGATCTGCGCGGCACCGAGTGGACCTCGCAGCAGCTGTCCGAGGTGCAGTACCCGGACGAAGATCGCTATGCGCGGTTGCAGGCGTCTTCCACCACGGGCACGTTCAACGCGGCCTACACGGCCGAGTTGGAGAACCTCAAGAAGGTCGTGGCGCAGGGCCAGTCCGCCGGCCAACCGGGCGTTTGGGGCCCGGCGGCGGTGATGCAGACGTGGGCGTTCGGCTACATGACCGACGTGTGGGGCGACATCCCCTTCACGGCGGCGCTCACGGGCGACTCGGTCGGCGGCAGCCTCACGCCGGCGTACGATGCGCAGAAGGACATCTACACGTCCTTCTTCAAGACCCTGTCGGCGGTGTCGTCGGCCCTGGCCAGCGACCCGTCCACCGATCCTGGGCTCGGCAGCGCCGATCCCATCTACGGTGGCAGCATCTCGTCGTGGGAGAAGTTCGCCAACTCCCTGCATCTGCGTGACGCCATGCGGATCGTGAACGTCGATCCGGCCACGGCCAGCGCCGAGATCAAGGCGGCCCTCAGCGCCCCGGGTGGCGTGTTCGCGTCCAACGCCGACAACGCGACGTTCGCGTGGCCCGGCGACGGCGTGTTCAACAACCCGTGGGCCAACAACTTCTCGACTCGCGATGACCATCGCATGTCGCAGACGTTGATGAACATCATGCTGGGGCTCAACGACCCCCGCATTCCGATCTACGCGCAGCCCACGGTGGCCGATCCGACCAAGTATGCCGGAATGCCCAACGGGCTCGATGCGTCCACCGCCGGCACGTACTTCAACACCGCCTCGCGGCCTGGGGCGATCTTCTACCCCGGCGCCACGGCGTACGGATTCTACGGCGGCGCCGGCAAGACCTACCCCAGCAACATCATGACGTACGCTGAGGTGGCGTTCACGCAGGCCGAGGCGGCCGAGCGTGGATTGGGCGGCCTCACTGCATCGCAGGCGCCGGGCTTCTACAACGCCGGCATCACGGCCTCGATGAACCAATGGGGCGTCACTGATCCGGTCGCCATCGCGACCTACCTGGCGCAGCCCGCCGTGGCCTACCAGGGCGGCGCGGCTGGCCTCACGCAGATCGCCACGCAGAAGTGGCTGGCGCTCTACAGCGATGGTACCAACGCCTGGGCCGAGTGGCGCCGGACGTGCGTGCCGAGCACCGTGAAGGCTGGTCCGGCCGCGATCATCAACTACGTTCCGCGTCGCTTCGAGTACTCCACCACGGAGCTCTCGACCAACGCGGCCAACGTCAACGCCGCCATCGCGCGGCAGGGCCCGGATAACTTCGGAAGCCGCATGTACTGGGATACGAAGCCGACCGCGGCTCCCACGTACGTCAACGCGACGGCCTGCGCCGGGTCGTAA